From Camelus bactrianus isolate YW-2024 breed Bactrian camel chromosome 16, ASM4877302v1, whole genome shotgun sequence, the proteins below share one genomic window:
- the PSMD3 gene encoding 26S proteasome non-ATPase regulatory subunit 3, with protein sequence MKQEGSARRRGADKAKPPPGGGEQEPPPPPAPQDVEMKEEAAAGGGSTGEADGKTAATAAEHSQRELDTVTLEDIKEHVKQLEKAVSGKEPRFVLRALRMLPSTSRRLNHYVLYKAVHGFFTSNNATRDFLLPFLEEPMDTEADLQFRPRTGKAASAPLLPEVEAYLQLLMVIFLMNSKRYKEAQKISDDLMQKISTQNRRALDLVAAKCYYYHARVYEFLDKLDVVRSFLHARLRTATLRHDTDGQATLLNLLLRNYLHYSLYDQAEKLVSKSVFPEQANNNEWARYLYYTGRIKAIQLEYSEARRTMTNALRKAPQHTAVGFKQTVHKLLIVVELLLGEIPDRLQFRQPSLKRSLMPYFLLTQAVRTGNLAKFNQVLDQFGEKFQADGTYTLIIRLRHNVIKTGVRMISLSYSRISLADIAQKLQLDSPEDAEFIVAKAIRDGVIEASINHEKGYVQSKEMIDIYSTREPQLAFHQRISFCLDIHNMSVKAMRFPPKSYNKDLESAEERREREQQDLEFAKEMAEDDDDSFP encoded by the exons ATGAAACAGGAGGGCTCGGCGCGGCGCCGCGGCGCGGACAAGGCAAAGCCGCCGCCGGGTGGAGGGGAACAAGAACCACCgccgcccccagccccccaaGATGTGGAGATGAaagaggaggcggcggcgggtgGCGGGTCTACTGGGGAGGCCGATGGCAAGACGGCGGCGACGGCGGCTGAGCACTCCCAGCGAGAGCTGGACACCGTCACCTTGGAGG ACATCAAGGAACATGTGAAACAGCTGGAGAAGGCAGTTTCAGGCAAGGAGCCTCGATTTGTGCTGCGGGCCCTGCGGATGCTGCCTTCCACGTCACGCCGCCTCAACCACTATGTTCTGTACAAGGCCGTGCATGGCTTCTTCACTTCAAATAATGCCACTCGAGACTTCTTGCTacccttcctggaagag CCCATGGACACGGAAGCTGATTTACAGTTCCGTCCCCGAACAGGAAAAGCTGCGTCGGCTCCCCTCCTGCCTGAAGTGGAGGCCTATCTCCAGCTCCTCATGGTCATCTTCCTGATGAACAGCAAACGCTACAAAGAG GCACAGAAGATCTCTGATGACCTAATGCAGAAGATCAGCACTCAGAACCGCCGCGCCCTAGACCTCGTGGCTGCAAAGTGTTACTATTATCACGCCCGGGTCTACGAGTTCCTGGACAAGCTGGATGTGGTGCGCAG CTTCTTGCACGCTCGGCTCCGGACGGCCACCCTTCGGCACGACACAGACGGGCAGGCCACGCTGCTGAACCTCCTGCTGCGGAACTACCTGCACTACAGCTTGTATGACCAGGCCGAGAAGCTGGTGTCCAAGTCCGTGTTCCCCGAGCAGGCCAACAACAACGAGTGGGCGAGGTACCTCTACTACACAG GGCGAATCAAAGCCATCCAGCTGGAGTACTCAGAGGCCCGGAGAACAATGACCAACGCCCTGCGCAAGGCCCCCCAGCACACGGCTGTCGGCTTCAAACAGACG GTGCACAAGCTTCTTATTGTGGTGGAGCTGTTGCTGGGGGAGATCCCGGACCGGCTGCAGTTCCGTCAACCGTCCCTCAAACGCTCGCTCATGCCCTACTTCCTTCTGACCCAGG CTGTCAGGACAGGAAATCTAGCCAAGTTCAACCAGGTCCtggatcagtttggggagaagtTTCAAGCAGATGGGACCTACACCCTCATCATCCGCCTGCGGCACAACGTCATTAAGACAG GTGTGCGTATGATCAGCCTCTCCTATTCCCGAATCTCCCTGGCGGACATCGCCCAGAAGCTGCAGCTGGATAGCCCAGAGGATGCAGAGTTCATTGTTGCCAAG GCCATCCGGGATGGCGTCATTGAGGCCAGCATCAACCACGAGAAGGGCTACGTTCAGTCCAAGGAGATGATTGACATCTATTCCACCCGAGAGCCCCAGCTAGCTTTCCACCAGCGCATCTCCTTCTGCCTAGATATTCACAACATGTCTGTCAAG GCCATGAGGTTTCCTCCCAAATCCTACAACAAGGACTTGGAGTCTGCAGAG GAACGGCGTGAGCGAGAGCAGCAAGACTTGGAGTTTGCCAAGGAGATGGCAGAAGATGATGATGACAGCTTCCCTtga